The proteins below come from a single Bacteroidia bacterium genomic window:
- a CDS encoding DUF2911 domain-containing protein, with the protein MKSYIIITWIAMLLLISCQNQNRQEQKDQHHHEPAVQAETLPENTKKSIPKEAHGQVGNVHVSISYYSPGVRGRIIYGGLVPFGEVWVTGAHSATKVSFSENIEIEGTSIPKGDYAIFTIPGEEKWTFILNKNWEQHLADDYKQEEDVIRVELTPEVDLPIAERLIYNIEDKGNGKGIIKIQWEKRSISLPFEEIIAH; encoded by the coding sequence ATGAAATCCTATATCATTATTACATGGATTGCGATGCTACTACTGATTTCCTGTCAAAATCAAAATCGACAAGAACAAAAAGATCAGCATCATCACGAGCCTGCTGTACAAGCAGAAACCCTTCCTGAGAATACAAAGAAAAGTATTCCAAAAGAAGCCCATGGTCAGGTGGGGAATGTTCACGTTTCAATTTCCTACTACTCTCCGGGCGTAAGAGGAAGGATTATCTATGGCGGCCTTGTGCCATTTGGAGAGGTATGGGTGACCGGTGCTCATAGTGCTACTAAAGTTAGCTTTTCTGAAAACATCGAGATAGAGGGTACGTCAATTCCCAAAGGCGATTATGCCATTTTTACTATTCCTGGAGAAGAAAAATGGACCTTTATCCTCAATAAAAACTGGGAACAACATCTGGCTGATGATTATAAGCAGGAAGAAGATGTGATCCGTGTAGAATTGACACCAGAAGTTGACCTTCCGATAGCAGAAAGGCTCATTTACAACATTGAGGATAAAGGAAATGGTAAAGGAATAATTAAAATCCAATGGGAAAAGAGATCAATATCATTACCCTTTGAAGAAATTATAGCCCATTAG
- a CDS encoding DUF3347 domain-containing protein has product MKPAAQTEVSASDMDIPKEQVQKILKAYLQVKDALVQTNGETASQAATQLVEALGNEEDELLKKIRFDAEHIAETQDPAHQRDHFNTLSDNVYAITKATQANESTLYRQYCPMAFNNKGAYWLASEKEVNNPYFGDKMLHCGKVEDEL; this is encoded by the coding sequence ATGAAACCTGCTGCTCAAACAGAAGTTTCAGCTTCTGATATGGATATTCCTAAAGAACAAGTTCAGAAGATTCTGAAGGCCTATCTTCAGGTAAAGGATGCGCTTGTTCAGACAAATGGAGAAACGGCTAGCCAAGCCGCAACTCAACTTGTCGAGGCTCTGGGAAATGAGGAGGATGAACTCCTTAAAAAAATCCGTTTCGATGCAGAACATATAGCCGAAACACAAGATCCTGCTCACCAAAGAGACCATTTCAATACGCTTTCAGACAATGTTTATGCAATAACCAAGGCTACTCAGGCCAATGAATCAACCCTCTATCGCCAGTATTGTCCCATGGCCTTTAACAACAAAGGAGCCTATTGGCTGGCATCTGAAAAGGAAGTGAATAATCCTTATTTCGGTGATAAAATGTTGCATTGTGGAAAGGTAGAAGATGAGCTATAA
- a CDS encoding efflux RND transporter periplasmic adaptor subunit codes for MNKRLNQYKTHLIIAGLFLAVALGLGLGYLIFQPSPVPMPEGDLAHVHEAEETIWTCSMHPQIRQNEPGSCPICGMELIPLEENTSSDPLILEMTTGAVKLAQIETTVIGKSGTAEKILSLSGKIQEDERLAASQVAHIPGRIEKLFVSFEGEYVRRGQKIAKLYSPELITAQQELIQANKLKDRNPGLLTSAKQKLAYWKLSEAQITAMEASDSIQETFDIYADASGVVTTRRVSVGDYVKQGGVLFDLVNLNRVWVLFDAYEEDLAQIKLGDDIRFTTPSVPGKAFTTHITFIDPVINPRTRVASIRGEVSNANRTLKPEMFVRGELLSSSSEKEQLLLPKSAVLWTGKRSVVYVQVPNMNVPSFRYQEVELGERVGSSYLVKNGLQAGDEVVSYGSFSIDAAAQLNNQQSMMNRLVGNAEDKVSDLPDFTTLTSPMFKDQLSELLAAYFPLKDALIQSNAQVAMKQAQIFLSGLENIDMSLVKGEIHAYWMQQAKALKNHAGNIVSGEELAEQRNQFSFLSSGLIEAVQVLGIKGDTVFIQHCPMAMNNQGANWLSLQEEIRNPYFGDKMLSCGSVTQQLPALFQKSETNPNQFHNH; via the coding sequence ATGAATAAACGATTGAATCAATATAAAACACATCTTATTATTGCAGGCTTATTCCTTGCTGTTGCATTAGGTCTGGGCTTGGGGTACTTGATTTTTCAGCCCTCTCCAGTCCCTATGCCTGAAGGAGATTTAGCTCATGTTCATGAAGCTGAAGAAACCATTTGGACCTGCTCCATGCACCCGCAGATTCGTCAGAATGAGCCAGGAAGTTGTCCCATTTGTGGAATGGAGCTCATTCCATTGGAGGAAAATACTTCATCGGATCCGCTTATTCTAGAAATGACGACAGGAGCAGTCAAACTTGCCCAAATAGAAACGACTGTAATTGGAAAAAGTGGAACGGCAGAAAAAATACTAAGTCTTTCTGGAAAAATCCAGGAGGATGAACGTTTGGCTGCCAGTCAGGTGGCCCATATTCCTGGCCGCATTGAAAAGCTCTTTGTGTCATTCGAAGGGGAATACGTTAGGCGAGGACAGAAAATAGCTAAGCTCTATTCTCCGGAACTTATTACTGCCCAACAGGAGCTGATCCAGGCAAATAAACTCAAAGACAGAAACCCCGGCCTGCTTACTTCCGCAAAACAAAAACTGGCATATTGGAAGCTTTCAGAGGCTCAAATTACTGCAATGGAAGCAAGTGATTCCATACAGGAGACCTTTGACATCTATGCAGATGCTTCAGGTGTAGTAACAACTCGACGGGTTTCGGTAGGAGACTATGTAAAACAAGGCGGGGTACTGTTTGATTTGGTCAATCTGAACCGGGTCTGGGTATTGTTTGATGCCTATGAGGAAGATCTTGCTCAAATTAAGCTAGGAGATGACATTCGCTTTACCACACCATCAGTTCCCGGAAAAGCCTTTACGACTCATATCACTTTTATTGATCCGGTCATCAATCCTAGAACCCGAGTTGCCTCCATTAGAGGAGAAGTATCAAATGCCAATCGGACTCTTAAACCCGAAATGTTTGTTAGAGGTGAGCTGCTTTCCTCTTCTTCAGAAAAAGAGCAACTACTCCTCCCTAAATCTGCAGTCCTATGGACAGGAAAGCGTTCAGTAGTCTACGTGCAAGTACCTAATATGAATGTTCCTTCTTTCCGCTATCAGGAAGTTGAACTAGGAGAAAGAGTGGGAAGCAGTTATCTCGTCAAGAATGGCCTTCAAGCTGGAGATGAAGTAGTTAGCTATGGCAGTTTTTCTATTGATGCCGCAGCCCAGCTTAATAATCAGCAAAGCATGATGAACCGCCTGGTAGGAAATGCTGAAGATAAGGTTTCCGATTTACCTGATTTCACAACCCTCACCTCTCCTATGTTCAAGGACCAATTATCCGAACTTTTAGCTGCTTATTTCCCATTGAAAGATGCTTTGATTCAGTCCAATGCCCAAGTTGCCATGAAACAAGCTCAGATATTTCTTTCAGGATTGGAGAACATTGACATGAGCCTGGTAAAAGGAGAAATCCATGCCTACTGGATGCAACAGGCCAAAGCCCTAAAGAATCATGCTGGAAACATTGTCTCTGGTGAAGAACTAGCTGAGCAGCGTAATCAATTCAGTTTTCTTTCCTCAGGACTTATTGAAGCCGTGCAGGTACTGGGAATAAAAGGGGATACGGTATTTATTCAACACTGTCCGATGGCCATGAATAATCAAGGAGCAAACTGGCTAAGTCTGCAAGAGGAAATTCGAAACCCTTATTTCGGGGATAAAATGCTCTCTTGCGGCTCAGTTACACAGCAATTGCCTGCCCTTTTTCAAAAATCAGAAACTAATCCAAATCAATTTCATAATCATTAA
- a CDS encoding TolC family protein — protein MRKIIIHILLALNIILVFTQKADAQSPDELLQMAVVVNQELKALKKEYHAALEKAPQMSQLLNPEIGVGAFILPVETRLGPQRGRIGITQMFPWFGTLKAQEDWAITLARAKFERIAATELELRYRISQAYFVLYELQASQVIIQRNIALFESLKELAEVKVSSGKASLADVLRLDLKIDELTQRLQVLENRKRKPLAEINQILQRNLDAQVLVPDSLSLAELKISQDTLIAKIRSSHPIIRIFELQQEASQAAIQVNKFQGKPSFGIGADYINTGQRSDAFPSNNGRDAFQIRATISIPLYRKKYQAKDREERFRIEAIEAQKQETISLFEAMIEKAYADYEDTRLDLGLYQQQIQTTQSAIQILEADYTSQSRSFDELLQLEVSLNEYELRQLQAVVRSHLSKAGIERYLPY, from the coding sequence ATGAGGAAGATAATCATACATATCCTGTTGGCTTTGAACATCATTTTGGTTTTTACTCAAAAAGCCGACGCTCAAAGTCCGGATGAATTATTACAAATGGCCGTAGTAGTCAATCAGGAGTTAAAAGCCCTGAAAAAAGAGTATCACGCTGCTTTGGAAAAGGCTCCTCAGATGAGTCAGTTGCTGAATCCAGAAATTGGAGTGGGGGCCTTTATTCTACCGGTGGAAACCCGGCTTGGACCACAACGAGGGAGAATAGGTATTACACAAATGTTCCCATGGTTTGGAACCTTAAAAGCACAAGAGGATTGGGCCATTACTCTAGCCAGGGCAAAGTTTGAACGAATTGCAGCGACAGAGTTGGAACTCAGATATCGCATTTCTCAGGCCTACTTTGTTTTATATGAATTACAAGCTTCACAGGTCATCATTCAGCGGAATATTGCGCTGTTTGAATCTCTGAAAGAATTGGCTGAGGTAAAGGTATCTAGTGGCAAAGCGAGCCTGGCGGATGTTTTGCGACTTGATCTGAAGATAGATGAACTTACTCAAAGGCTTCAAGTACTGGAGAATCGCAAACGAAAGCCTCTGGCAGAAATCAACCAGATTCTTCAGCGAAACTTAGACGCCCAGGTTCTAGTACCTGATAGTCTCTCCCTTGCTGAGCTGAAAATCTCACAAGATACCCTGATAGCTAAAATACGTTCTTCTCACCCTATAATTAGAATATTCGAGCTTCAGCAAGAAGCATCCCAGGCGGCTATCCAGGTAAATAAATTCCAGGGGAAACCTTCCTTTGGGATCGGGGCAGACTACATCAATACCGGGCAAAGGAGCGATGCTTTTCCTAGCAATAATGGAAGGGATGCTTTTCAGATCCGAGCCACTATTTCTATTCCGCTTTACAGGAAAAAATATCAGGCGAAAGACCGCGAAGAGCGGTTCCGCATAGAAGCTATTGAAGCTCAAAAACAGGAAACTATAAGCCTATTTGAGGCTATGATTGAAAAGGCTTATGCTGACTATGAAGATACTCGTCTTGATCTGGGACTCTACCAGCAACAAATCCAAACGACACAATCCGCCATTCAAATTCTGGAAGCTGATTATACAAGCCAGTCTCGAAGTTTTGATGAACTCTTACAATTGGAAGTGTCTCTGAACGAATATGAGCTTCGTCAGCTCCAGGCTGTGGTGAGAAGCCATCTTTCTAAAGCAGGAATCGAGCGGTATTTACCTTATTAA